One part of the Rhodococcus oxybenzonivorans genome encodes these proteins:
- a CDS encoding TatD family hydrolase, producing MSKDRPAPEAPQPLFPLVDAHTHLDACGASDAASVRKIVDRAAAVGVERVVTVADDLDAARFAVDAANWDARVYAAVAIHPTRANVLDDGTKAEIERLAGDPRVVAVGETGFDFYWPGKLDGCATVPEQEEGFRWHIDLAKRLGKTLMIHNRDADQALLDVLREEGAPDTVVFHCFSSDAAMARKCIDAGYVLSFSGTVSFKNAKALREAAPLVPADQLIVETDAPFLTPHPFRGAPNEPYCLPYTVRALAEVRGEEPEALARASTVTAERVYGLRPVSG from the coding sequence ATGAGCAAAGACCGTCCCGCACCCGAAGCGCCCCAGCCACTGTTTCCGCTCGTCGACGCTCACACTCATCTCGACGCGTGCGGAGCCTCGGACGCGGCGAGTGTCCGGAAGATCGTGGACCGGGCCGCCGCTGTCGGTGTGGAGCGAGTGGTCACCGTGGCCGACGACCTCGATGCCGCACGGTTCGCCGTCGATGCGGCCAACTGGGATGCGCGGGTGTATGCGGCCGTCGCCATTCATCCGACGAGGGCAAACGTCCTCGACGATGGCACGAAGGCCGAGATCGAGCGATTGGCCGGCGATCCGCGGGTGGTGGCGGTCGGGGAGACGGGCTTCGACTTCTACTGGCCCGGGAAGCTCGACGGCTGCGCCACCGTGCCGGAGCAGGAAGAAGGTTTCCGATGGCACATCGACCTGGCGAAACGGCTCGGAAAAACTCTGATGATCCACAACAGGGACGCAGATCAGGCGCTGCTGGACGTGCTGCGCGAGGAGGGGGCGCCCGACACTGTGGTCTTCCATTGCTTCTCGTCGGATGCGGCCATGGCGCGTAAGTGCATCGACGCGGGGTACGTACTCAGTTTCTCGGGCACCGTCAGCTTCAAGAACGCGAAGGCGTTGCGAGAGGCGGCTCCCCTCGTACCCGCCGACCAGCTCATCGTGGAGACGGACGCCCCGTTCCTCACACCGCACCCGTTCCGGGGCGCGCCCAACGAGCCGTATTGCCTGCCCTACACGGTGCGTGCTTTGGCAGAGGTTCGCGGTGAGGAGCCGGAAGCGCTGGCACGGGCGTCGACGGTCACCGCGGAGCGGGTCTACGGCCTCCGGCCCGTGAGTGGTTGA
- the metG gene encoding methionine--tRNA ligase, with protein MNAADSTASRPPFYLTTAIAYPNGVPHIGHAYEYISSDALARFKRLDGFDVFFLTGTDEHGLKMQQTAIKEGIDVRELAARNSDVFEALDKTLNISYDRFIRTTDTDHEEASKAIWQKMLERGDIYLDTYSGWYSVRDEAFYTEAETTLQEDGSRLSTETGTPVEWTEESTYFFKLSEYQDKLLRLYEENPDFIAPATRRNEIVSFVKGGLKDLSISRTTFDWGVPVPGHPEHVMYVWVDALTNYLTGAGYPDTESEQFGKFWPANLHIIGKDITRFHTVYWPAFLMSAGIELPKRVFVHGFLYNKGEKMSKSVGNVVDPVAMVEQYGLDAVRFFLLREISYGQDGSYSHEAIVTRINADLANELGNLAQRSLSMVAKNCDAQVPVPGELTDEDSAMLASADALLAKCRAEFDVQALHLALEAIWSVLGETNRYFSKQEPWVLRKTDPERMATVLYVTLEVVRIVGILVQPVMPNAAEKILDLLGQKAEARQFTDLATRIVAGTPLPAPSGVFPRYVDE; from the coding sequence ATGAATGCTGCTGACTCCACCGCTTCGCGGCCACCTTTCTATCTGACGACGGCGATCGCGTACCCCAACGGCGTCCCGCACATCGGTCACGCGTACGAGTACATCTCCTCGGACGCGCTGGCACGGTTCAAGCGCCTCGACGGGTTCGACGTCTTCTTCCTGACCGGAACCGACGAGCACGGCCTGAAGATGCAGCAGACGGCGATCAAAGAAGGTATCGACGTCCGCGAGCTCGCCGCCAGGAACTCCGACGTGTTCGAGGCTCTCGACAAGACCTTGAACATCTCGTACGACCGGTTCATCCGGACCACGGACACCGATCACGAAGAAGCCAGCAAGGCGATCTGGCAGAAGATGCTCGAGCGAGGTGACATCTACCTCGACACCTACTCGGGCTGGTACTCGGTGCGCGACGAGGCCTTCTACACCGAGGCCGAGACGACACTTCAGGAGGACGGCTCGCGGTTGTCCACCGAGACCGGGACGCCGGTCGAATGGACGGAGGAGTCGACCTACTTCTTCAAGCTGTCCGAGTACCAGGACAAGCTGCTGCGGTTGTACGAGGAGAACCCGGACTTCATCGCGCCGGCGACACGTCGCAACGAGATCGTCAGCTTCGTCAAGGGCGGCCTGAAGGACCTGTCGATCTCACGCACCACCTTCGACTGGGGTGTCCCGGTTCCCGGCCACCCCGAGCACGTCATGTACGTGTGGGTGGACGCCCTCACCAACTACCTCACCGGTGCGGGCTATCCCGACACGGAGTCGGAGCAGTTCGGCAAGTTCTGGCCCGCGAATCTCCACATCATCGGCAAGGACATCACCCGGTTCCACACCGTGTACTGGCCGGCATTCCTCATGTCGGCGGGAATCGAGTTGCCGAAGCGGGTCTTCGTGCACGGGTTCCTCTACAACAAGGGCGAGAAGATGTCGAAGTCGGTCGGCAACGTCGTCGACCCGGTCGCCATGGTCGAGCAGTACGGACTCGACGCCGTCCGCTTCTTCCTGCTGCGGGAGATCTCGTACGGACAGGACGGCAGCTACAGCCACGAGGCCATCGTCACGCGCATCAACGCCGACCTGGCCAACGAGCTGGGCAACCTGGCGCAGCGCTCGCTGTCGATGGTGGCGAAGAACTGTGACGCCCAGGTTCCGGTGCCGGGTGAGCTGACCGACGAGGATTCCGCGATGCTCGCCTCGGCGGACGCCCTGCTGGCCAAGTGCCGTGCCGAATTCGACGTCCAGGCGTTGCATCTCGCGCTGGAGGCGATCTGGTCGGTTCTCGGTGAGACCAACCGGTACTTCTCGAAGCAGGAACCGTGGGTCCTGCGCAAGACGGACCCCGAGCGGATGGCCACCGTGCTGTACGTGACGCTCGAGGTGGTCCGCATCGTCGGAATTCTGGTGCAACCGGTGATGCCGAATGCGGCGGAGAAGATTTTGGACCTCCTGGGCCAGAAAGCGGAGGCCCGCCAGTTCACCGACCTCGCCACCCGCATCGTTGCGGGCACGCCACTGCCCGCACCGTCGGGCGTTTTCCCTCGTTACGTGGACGAGTGA
- a CDS encoding DUF2786 domain-containing protein — protein MFDDEVSPPAAAAVHTLLGELSAAYERGWQPADVLHLARRSKEPADAPLAAALVLHEAERTRAHDRAPHDWLDQLRSIAEQYPAASDLAQRISDRVGDAMDDMSDDAGVRALAAGLLFEDPYHSVYQLTDLSLAWTDLPGWTVLTPPPSTWPRVRVEVTRPVASGNTEADAKVLNRIRGLLAKAEATDFAEEAEIFTAKAQELMTRYAINAALLHTQNGSGNTAVHSRRIHLENPYVKEKVHLLTEIGDSNRVRTVWFSSLAIATVVGTPLDLQQVDMLFTSLLVQATRAMQFADAQSRSGSRTTSFRKGFLAGFASRIGQRLRDADSRATVDAADEASIPVDDLLPILATKSEAVDAEFDRLFPRTRKARGRAVDAHGWYAGQAAADDATLAPGERALRR, from the coding sequence GTGTTCGACGACGAAGTGAGCCCGCCGGCGGCGGCCGCCGTCCACACCCTTCTGGGAGAGTTGTCGGCCGCGTACGAGCGCGGCTGGCAACCTGCCGACGTCCTCCATCTGGCGCGGAGATCGAAGGAGCCGGCCGACGCGCCGCTCGCGGCAGCACTCGTCCTGCACGAGGCGGAGCGGACCCGCGCCCACGATCGGGCGCCCCACGACTGGCTCGACCAACTCCGTTCCATCGCCGAGCAGTACCCCGCGGCTTCGGATCTGGCGCAGCGCATTTCGGATCGAGTCGGTGATGCGATGGACGACATGTCCGACGACGCGGGCGTGCGCGCGCTGGCTGCGGGGTTGCTCTTCGAGGACCCTTACCACTCGGTCTACCAGTTGACCGACCTCTCCTTGGCCTGGACCGATCTGCCCGGGTGGACCGTCCTCACTCCCCCGCCGTCCACCTGGCCCCGCGTCCGGGTCGAGGTCACCAGGCCGGTAGCGAGCGGGAACACCGAGGCCGACGCCAAGGTACTCAACAGGATTCGGGGACTTCTCGCCAAGGCAGAGGCCACCGACTTCGCCGAGGAAGCCGAAATTTTCACTGCGAAGGCCCAGGAGTTGATGACCCGCTACGCCATCAATGCCGCCCTCCTCCACACCCAGAACGGCTCGGGAAACACCGCTGTCCACAGTCGCCGGATCCATCTCGAAAATCCGTACGTCAAGGAGAAGGTGCACCTGCTCACCGAGATCGGTGACTCCAACCGGGTGCGGACGGTGTGGTTCAGTTCGCTGGCCATCGCCACGGTGGTGGGAACACCACTCGACCTGCAGCAGGTCGACATGCTCTTCACTTCCCTGCTGGTGCAGGCTACGCGGGCAATGCAATTCGCTGATGCGCAGAGTCGAAGCGGGTCCCGCACCACGTCGTTTCGTAAAGGTTTCCTCGCGGGGTTCGCGAGTCGGATCGGTCAGCGGTTACGCGACGCCGACAGCAGAGCGACAGTCGACGCCGCGGACGAAGCCTCGATCCCGGTCGACGATCTCCTGCCGATTCTCGCCACGAAATCCGAAGCTGTCGACGCGGAGTTCGACCGCCTGTTTCCGCGTACTCGCAAAGCCCGCGGAAGGGCGGTGGACGCGCACGGTTGGTACGCCGGGCAGGCGGCCGCCGACGATGCCACCCTCGCACCCGGCGAGCGGGCACTTCGGCGGTAG
- the rsmI gene encoding 16S rRNA (cytidine(1402)-2'-O)-methyltransferase: protein MTGRLVLAATPMGDVGDASPRLRTALETADVVAAEDTRRTKALASALDVTITGKVVSFYDQVEMARLPALVADVAEGKTVLLVTDAGMPSVSDPGYRLVSACVAEDLAVTCLPGPSAVTTALALSGLPVERFCFDGFPPRKQGQRKTWLRELVNEPRACVFFEAPHRLADCLADAVEVLGGTRRAAVCRELTKTYEEVRRGTLSELAEWAAEGVRGEITVVVEGATIVASDPADLVDEVERLVADGTRLKDACALVATPGVSKRELYETVLASRKE, encoded by the coding sequence ATGACTGGTCGCCTCGTGCTCGCCGCAACGCCGATGGGGGACGTGGGTGACGCCTCGCCCCGGCTGCGTACGGCGCTGGAAACCGCCGACGTCGTCGCCGCCGAGGACACCCGTCGCACCAAGGCTCTGGCTTCGGCGCTCGACGTGACCATCACGGGAAAAGTGGTCAGTTTCTACGACCAGGTGGAGATGGCACGACTGCCTGCGCTCGTCGCCGATGTTGCAGAAGGTAAGACGGTGCTCCTCGTGACCGACGCGGGGATGCCCTCGGTGAGTGACCCCGGGTACCGGCTGGTGTCGGCGTGTGTCGCCGAGGACCTGGCCGTGACCTGCCTGCCGGGACCGTCGGCGGTGACGACGGCACTGGCCCTCTCCGGGCTCCCGGTCGAGCGCTTCTGTTTCGACGGCTTCCCGCCCCGCAAACAGGGCCAGCGCAAGACGTGGTTGCGGGAGTTGGTGAACGAGCCACGGGCGTGCGTGTTCTTCGAGGCACCCCACCGGCTTGCCGACTGTCTCGCCGATGCCGTCGAGGTTCTCGGCGGTACCCGGCGAGCTGCCGTCTGCCGCGAACTGACCAAGACTTACGAGGAGGTACGCCGCGGCACCCTCTCGGAACTCGCCGAATGGGCGGCCGAGGGGGTGCGCGGCGAGATCACGGTGGTGGTGGAAGGGGCCACCATCGTGGCCTCCGATCCCGCCGACCTCGTCGACGAGGTGGAACGACTGGTTGCCGACGGCACCCGACTGAAGGACGCCTGCGCGTTGGTTGCGACCCCGGGCGTGTCGAAACGCGAGTTGTACGAAACCGTCCTGGCTTCGCGTAAGGAGTAG
- a CDS encoding dolichyl-phosphate-mannose--protein mannosyltransferase, producing the protein MTHSLRLPRDDVDGRATDALRTTLVGGQPGTPHPSPSFGPVDRARGWVVTLFVTAIAAITRFTMLGYPTDAGTPVFDEKHYAPQGWQVLTGGWIEDNPGYGLVVHPPIGKQLIAMGEAIFGYNGWGWRFASAVAGTILVLLVIRIVRRLSRSTLLGGLAGILLVADGVTFVSSRLGMLDIFLALFAVAALGCLVVDRDQVRERMARVYDEGRIGDSEWGPRLGVRWWRFGAGIMLGLACGTKWSGIYFIVFFGLLSVSFDVAARRTYGVQRPWFGAALRDVGPALYALVVVPLFVYLGSYWAWFASETGVDRHAVGNEIGTGGTWSFLPSALRSLWYYSGNVLQFHEGLTNSAGNHHPWESKPWTWPMGLRPMLYYFAEGDHVSGCSASSCIKAVMLVGTPAMWWLAVPMLAWAMWQAVVRKDWRYATVLTGYGAAFLPWLTTLDRQMYYFYAVALAPFMVMGIALVLGDILGRATSSYERRGTGLLAVCLYVGLVVANFIWLWPILTGLPITPEMWQNQLWLPSWR; encoded by the coding sequence ATGACCCACAGCCTACGATTGCCGCGTGACGATGTTGACGGACGAGCGACCGACGCCCTCCGCACGACGCTCGTCGGTGGTCAGCCCGGCACCCCTCACCCCTCCCCCAGCTTCGGTCCCGTGGACCGTGCCCGCGGCTGGGTGGTGACCCTGTTCGTCACAGCGATCGCGGCGATCACCCGGTTCACCATGCTGGGATACCCGACGGACGCGGGCACACCCGTGTTCGACGAGAAGCATTACGCGCCACAGGGCTGGCAGGTTCTCACCGGCGGCTGGATAGAAGACAACCCCGGGTACGGCCTGGTGGTGCATCCCCCGATCGGGAAACAACTGATCGCGATGGGCGAGGCGATCTTCGGCTACAACGGCTGGGGGTGGCGGTTCGCGTCGGCGGTGGCGGGCACGATCCTGGTTCTGCTCGTCATTCGCATCGTCAGGCGGTTGAGCCGGTCCACACTCCTCGGCGGTCTCGCGGGCATCCTGCTCGTCGCGGACGGTGTCACCTTCGTGTCCTCTCGCCTCGGCATGCTCGACATCTTCCTGGCCCTGTTCGCCGTCGCCGCCCTCGGTTGTCTGGTCGTGGACCGCGACCAGGTTCGCGAGCGAATGGCCCGCGTGTACGACGAAGGGCGGATCGGCGACAGCGAGTGGGGGCCGCGTCTGGGTGTCCGGTGGTGGCGTTTCGGTGCCGGAATCATGTTGGGCCTGGCGTGCGGAACGAAGTGGTCGGGCATCTACTTCATCGTCTTCTTCGGGTTGCTCAGCGTGTCGTTCGATGTGGCGGCCCGACGGACCTACGGAGTGCAGCGGCCATGGTTCGGCGCCGCCCTCCGCGACGTCGGCCCCGCACTGTATGCGCTCGTCGTCGTCCCGCTGTTCGTTTATCTCGGCAGCTACTGGGCATGGTTCGCGAGCGAGACCGGGGTCGATCGGCACGCCGTGGGCAACGAGATCGGCACCGGTGGAACCTGGTCGTTCCTCCCGTCCGCGCTGCGGTCGCTGTGGTACTACAGCGGCAACGTCCTCCAATTCCACGAAGGTCTCACCAACTCCGCGGGCAACCATCACCCGTGGGAGTCGAAACCATGGACGTGGCCGATGGGTCTTCGCCCGATGCTCTACTACTTCGCCGAGGGCGACCACGTGTCCGGATGCAGCGCGTCCAGTTGCATCAAGGCGGTCATGCTCGTCGGCACGCCCGCGATGTGGTGGCTGGCGGTGCCGATGCTCGCCTGGGCGATGTGGCAAGCAGTGGTCCGCAAGGACTGGCGATATGCCACCGTGCTCACCGGCTACGGCGCCGCCTTCCTCCCGTGGCTCACCACCCTCGACCGCCAGATGTACTACTTCTACGCAGTCGCCCTTGCGCCGTTCATGGTGATGGGTATCGCCCTCGTCCTCGGCGACATCCTCGGCAGGGCCACGTCGTCCTACGAACGTCGCGGCACCGGTCTGCTCGCCGTCTGCCTCTACGTGGGACTGGTGGTGGCCAACTTCATCTGGCTGTGGCCCATCCTCACCGGTTTGCCGATCACACCCGAGATGTGGCAAAACCAGCTCTGGCTACCCAGCTGGCGCTGA
- a CDS encoding BCCT family transporter, whose translation MAMNTDLPDHPSESPNVLASGGLKRIGVRTDYVVFSVAAAAVALIVVWGLAAPDNLDSSTGKALSWLVTDLGWLFVLSASGFVLFSLWLAFSRFGHIPLGKDGEKSEFRTVSWIAMMFSAGMGIGLMFFGVAEPLAHYVTPPPGSDGGIGTAMATTMFHWSLHPWAMYAVVGLSIAYGSYRKGRKQLFSSAFIPLLGRRAEGPIGKFIDVLAIFATLFGTAASLGLGALQIGSGFQVVGWMSEVSTFLLVAIVALLTLAFVASAVSGVAKGIQWLSNTNMVLAVVLALFVFVVGPTVLILNLLPTTIGAYAAELAQMSARTGASSDPATGEWLSSWTIFYWAWWISWTPFVGMFLARISRGRTIRQFVFGVILVPSAVSLVWFAIFGGAGIGEQRDGIDLAGQDTQEGQLFGLLDHLPLTGITTVLVMVLVAIFFVSGADAASMVMGTLSQRGSLDPQRWVVVFWGSLTGGVAALILWTGGDTALDGLQTMTIIAAAPFVIVMIGLCVSLYKDLSRDPIVVDAREMRRELRKAVAKRRRSPSSVKNRRGGSGSAPAG comes from the coding sequence ATGGCGATGAATACTGATCTGCCGGATCACCCATCCGAGTCTCCGAATGTGCTTGCGTCCGGTGGGCTGAAGCGGATCGGTGTTCGCACCGACTACGTCGTGTTTTCCGTCGCTGCCGCGGCGGTGGCGCTGATCGTCGTGTGGGGCCTCGCGGCCCCCGACAATCTCGATTCGAGCACCGGCAAGGCCCTTTCGTGGTTGGTCACCGATCTCGGATGGCTGTTCGTTCTGTCGGCGTCCGGCTTCGTGCTCTTCTCGTTATGGCTCGCATTCAGCCGGTTCGGCCACATTCCGCTCGGCAAGGACGGCGAGAAGTCGGAGTTTCGGACGGTCAGCTGGATCGCGATGATGTTCAGCGCGGGCATGGGTATCGGGCTGATGTTCTTCGGTGTCGCCGAGCCGCTCGCGCACTATGTCACGCCGCCCCCCGGCAGCGACGGTGGAATCGGAACCGCGATGGCTACCACCATGTTTCATTGGAGCCTGCACCCCTGGGCGATGTACGCCGTGGTCGGCCTGTCGATCGCGTACGGTTCGTACCGGAAGGGTCGCAAGCAGCTGTTCAGCTCGGCGTTCATACCTCTGCTCGGTCGGCGCGCGGAAGGTCCGATCGGCAAGTTCATCGATGTGCTCGCCATCTTCGCGACACTGTTCGGTACCGCTGCCTCGCTGGGTCTGGGGGCCCTCCAGATCGGCTCTGGTTTTCAGGTCGTCGGGTGGATGTCGGAGGTCAGCACCTTCCTGCTCGTCGCGATCGTCGCACTGCTGACATTGGCGTTCGTCGCCTCCGCGGTGTCGGGTGTCGCGAAGGGCATCCAGTGGCTGTCCAACACCAACATGGTGCTCGCCGTCGTGCTGGCGCTGTTCGTGTTCGTGGTGGGTCCGACGGTCCTGATCCTGAACCTGCTGCCGACGACGATCGGTGCCTACGCTGCCGAACTGGCGCAGATGTCGGCGCGAACCGGGGCGTCCTCCGATCCCGCGACCGGTGAGTGGTTGTCGTCGTGGACCATCTTCTACTGGGCGTGGTGGATTTCGTGGACCCCGTTCGTCGGGATGTTCCTGGCACGCATCAGCCGCGGCCGGACCATTCGCCAGTTCGTTTTCGGAGTCATTCTGGTTCCGAGTGCGGTCAGCCTCGTCTGGTTCGCCATCTTCGGCGGCGCGGGTATCGGTGAGCAGCGCGACGGTATCGACCTCGCCGGGCAGGACACCCAGGAAGGGCAGCTGTTCGGGTTGCTCGACCACCTGCCGCTCACCGGCATCACCACCGTTCTGGTGATGGTGCTCGTCGCCATCTTCTTCGTGTCCGGCGCGGATGCCGCATCGATGGTGATGGGTACCCTCTCGCAGCGCGGCTCGCTCGATCCGCAGCGCTGGGTGGTCGTTTTCTGGGGTTCGCTGACCGGTGGGGTGGCTGCCCTGATCCTGTGGACCGGTGGTGATACCGCCCTCGACGGACTGCAGACGATGACGATCATCGCGGCCGCACCGTTCGTGATCGTGATGATCGGTCTGTGCGTGTCGCTGTACAAGGATCTGTCGCGCGACCCGATCGTGGTCGACGCCAGGGAGATGCGGCGGGAACTCCGGAAAGCGGTGGCGAAGCGACGCCGCTCGCCCAGTTCCGTGAAGAACCGGCGCGGGGGTTCCGGTTCAGCGCCAGCTGGGTAG
- a CDS encoding DoxX family protein, producing the protein MASALFRDLAILIARIGLGVVFVAHGWQKFFEFGVNATQESFADMGVPLPDISAIAAATIELAGGFALIVGLATPVAGFLLFLDMLGALILVHADKGVFVSEGGYELVVALGAGSLLLAVIGAGRLGIDGLIGRGSGWGKAAV; encoded by the coding sequence ATGGCCTCCGCACTGTTCCGTGACCTCGCGATCCTGATCGCACGCATCGGTCTGGGCGTCGTTTTCGTCGCGCACGGCTGGCAGAAGTTCTTCGAATTCGGGGTGAACGCGACGCAGGAGTCGTTCGCCGACATGGGAGTACCACTTCCCGACATCTCGGCGATAGCGGCAGCGACGATCGAACTTGCGGGCGGATTCGCGCTCATCGTGGGATTGGCCACACCGGTGGCCGGATTTCTTCTGTTCCTCGACATGCTCGGTGCGCTGATCCTCGTGCACGCCGACAAGGGTGTCTTCGTTTCGGAGGGCGGTTACGAACTCGTGGTGGCATTAGGTGCGGGCTCGCTGCTTCTCGCCGTCATCGGCGCCGGGCGCCTCGGTATCGACGGCCTGATCGGACGGGGTTCGGGATGGGGCAAAGCCGCGGTGTGA
- a CDS encoding GntR family transcriptional regulator: MAATVHIDIDPDSSTAPFDQLRLQIIEQVRTGRLIAGTKIPTVRALAVEVGLAPNTVAKAYRELGEQGVIESRGKQGTFIAGGGDPIRVGAEKAATRYVQELRKLGVSDDEILDFVQSALRGAG; this comes from the coding sequence GTGGCGGCGACCGTGCACATCGACATCGATCCGGATTCGTCGACCGCCCCGTTCGACCAGTTGCGGCTACAGATCATCGAGCAGGTGCGCACCGGTCGGCTGATCGCCGGCACGAAGATCCCGACGGTCCGCGCCCTGGCCGTCGAGGTAGGGCTGGCCCCCAATACCGTCGCGAAGGCGTACCGCGAACTCGGTGAGCAGGGTGTGATCGAAAGCCGGGGCAAGCAGGGCACCTTCATCGCAGGCGGTGGCGACCCCATCCGTGTCGGTGCCGAGAAGGCGGCCACCCGATATGTGCAGGAACTGCGCAAGCTGGGCGTCTCCGACGACGAAATCCTCGACTTCGTGCAGTCGGCCCTCCGCGGCGCCGGTTGA
- a CDS encoding NAD(P)H-binding protein, with protein sequence MAEHSNSTPRRIVIAGGHGKIARHLTKLLTARGDRAVALIRNPDHEHAVAALGAEPVVIDLENSTVDDVAKVLLGADAAVFAAGAGPGSGAERKDTVDRGAAVLLAEAAEKAGVRRFVQVSSFGAGEPIPEGTDDVFAAYLAAKTSAEEDLRARTYLDWTILRPGGLTDDEPTGHVTLAAPPLERGTVPRADVAAVVVALLDDPSTARKTLMLTSGPTPVEDAVAAL encoded by the coding sequence ATGGCCGAGCACTCGAACAGCACACCCCGCCGCATCGTCATCGCGGGTGGGCACGGGAAGATCGCCCGCCACCTGACCAAGCTGCTGACCGCGCGAGGAGACCGTGCGGTGGCCCTGATCCGCAATCCGGATCACGAACACGCCGTGGCAGCACTGGGCGCCGAGCCGGTGGTCATCGACCTCGAGAACTCGACCGTCGACGACGTCGCGAAGGTGCTGCTCGGCGCAGACGCCGCAGTGTTCGCGGCCGGCGCCGGCCCGGGCAGCGGAGCGGAACGCAAGGACACCGTCGACCGCGGCGCCGCGGTGCTGCTCGCCGAAGCCGCCGAGAAGGCCGGGGTGCGTCGGTTCGTTCAGGTCAGCTCGTTCGGTGCCGGTGAGCCGATTCCGGAGGGCACCGACGACGTGTTCGCCGCCTACCTCGCCGCCAAGACCTCGGCCGAAGAAGATCTACGGGCGCGCACCTACCTGGACTGGACGATTCTGCGGCCCGGTGGGTTGACCGACGACGAACCGACGGGGCACGTCACCCTCGCCGCCCCACCGCTCGAACGTGGCACCGTGCCGCGTGCCGATGTCGCGGCCGTGGTCGTGGCGCTTCTCGACGATCCGAGTACGGCGAGGAAGACCCTCATGCTGACGTCCGGGCCGACCCCGGTCGAGGACGCTGTCGCGGCGCTGTGA
- the arsC gene encoding arsenate reductase (glutaredoxin) (This arsenate reductase requires both glutathione and glutaredoxin to convert arsenate to arsenite, after which the efflux transporter formed by ArsA and ArsB can extrude the arsenite from the cell, providing resistance.), whose protein sequence is MANTATIYHNQRCNTSRTVLGLIRDAGIEPTVVKYLETPPTRDGLRKLLDDAGLKPSEAIRKKEAIYKELSLAQASEDELLDAMIEHPILIERPIVVTDKGTVLARPATKVTEIL, encoded by the coding sequence ATGGCGAACACCGCGACGATCTACCACAACCAACGCTGCAACACCTCCCGCACCGTCCTGGGACTGATCCGGGACGCCGGCATCGAACCCACCGTGGTGAAGTACCTCGAGACGCCGCCCACACGGGACGGTTTGCGCAAGCTGCTCGACGACGCCGGGCTGAAGCCGAGCGAGGCGATCCGGAAGAAGGAAGCGATCTACAAGGAGTTGTCGCTGGCTCAGGCGTCGGAGGACGAACTGCTCGATGCCATGATCGAGCACCCCATCCTCATCGAGCGTCCGATCGTCGTGACGGACAAGGGCACTGTCCTGGCTCGCCCGGCCACGAAGGTCACCGAGATCCTGTAG